In one window of Methanolobus mangrovi DNA:
- a CDS encoding methyl-accepting chemotaxis protein, with protein sequence MILTILPVTAVGLFAYDQTATAIRDQLHERLDEQVFMEKQYIDAVFSVAQESLIANMGVAEDSFYSHGNAKLSDGKIVLGDDYVVNSDNGIVDNVQKQIGGEVTIFQVNDGSASRIATTTRNSDGSRALGTRVSDEVYNTVVIKGQTYSGRADVLGSYYVTNYEAIKDASGKTIGILSIASPEEHYRQIIKEQMSTITFGETGYMYVMDSTGDVIIHPSIEGDNIISNDFAKTMAAEKDGELVYNWQGRDKAISYTYYEDKDWIIASGTYIDEFEAPVRAIRNGLVAAVLVFVVLGSAAAFLISRSISGGVEKIVSDFKKISDDALEGKINTRAETDVDIDFLAIPSGLNDILNTLTNVINVVSKSANNVASTAEEMSASVEEMTAASTQISTTVGEIAKGSQEQSSRSEDVAKTMNDMTIGVQDIASNAQQAAEAAIAAKEFISDVGRQSQDMLVQMDAIQGATNESATVIKELEGKSNQIGEIVELITSIADQTNLLALNAAIEAARAGEHGRGFAVVADEVRKLAENSGNAAAQISHLITEIKDGTHAAVTSMESGTRTVTEGVSALSVTVEAVQGIVEQSNRVALMAENIAAAAQEQSASIQEITATIDEVASISQETASGTEQTSAAVEQQNASMMELAKSSQELAEMATEMQEIVAKYITE encoded by the coding sequence TTGATACTTACAATCTTGCCTGTGACAGCCGTTGGGCTTTTTGCATACGATCAAACTGCAACTGCAATAAGAGATCAACTTCATGAAAGACTTGACGAACAGGTATTCATGGAAAAGCAGTATATAGATGCTGTATTTTCGGTTGCCCAGGAAAGTCTGATAGCCAATATGGGAGTTGCAGAAGATTCTTTCTATTCACATGGAAATGCAAAACTCTCTGATGGAAAGATAGTACTTGGAGATGATTATGTTGTTAATAGCGACAATGGAATCGTCGATAATGTCCAGAAGCAAATTGGCGGTGAGGTAACGATCTTCCAGGTCAATGATGGTTCTGCAAGCAGAATAGCAACAACCACCCGTAATTCAGATGGAAGCCGTGCATTGGGAACACGGGTGTCTGATGAAGTTTATAATACAGTGGTTATCAAGGGTCAGACATACAGTGGAAGAGCTGATGTTCTTGGCAGTTATTACGTAACAAATTACGAAGCTATCAAAGATGCAAGTGGAAAGACCATTGGTATCCTTTCAATTGCTTCACCTGAAGAACATTACAGGCAGATTATCAAGGAACAGATGTCTACAATTACTTTCGGTGAAACCGGATATATGTATGTAATGGACTCTACTGGTGATGTTATTATTCACCCGAGCATAGAAGGAGATAATATTATCAGCAACGATTTTGCAAAAACAATGGCTGCTGAAAAAGACGGTGAGCTTGTTTATAACTGGCAGGGACGCGATAAGGCAATAAGTTACACTTACTATGAAGACAAGGACTGGATCATTGCATCAGGTACTTACATCGATGAATTCGAGGCTCCTGTAAGGGCAATCAGAAATGGTCTGGTAGCAGCCGTTCTTGTATTCGTTGTTCTTGGTTCCGCTGCAGCATTCCTTATCAGTAGGTCAATTTCAGGTGGAGTTGAGAAGATCGTTTCAGACTTCAAGAAAATATCAGATGATGCTCTTGAAGGCAAGATCAACACCCGGGCTGAAACAGATGTTGATATTGATTTCCTTGCGATTCCAAGTGGTCTTAATGATATCCTTAACACACTGACAAATGTCATCAATGTGGTCAGTAAGAGCGCGAACAATGTTGCTTCAACAGCAGAAGAAATGTCCGCATCCGTTGAAGAAATGACTGCTGCATCCACACAAATATCCACAACAGTTGGTGAGATAGCTAAGGGTTCACAGGAACAGTCTTCCAGGTCAGAGGATGTTGCAAAGACAATGAATGACATGACCATTGGTGTGCAGGATATTGCAAGCAATGCTCAGCAGGCAGCTGAAGCAGCTATTGCTGCAAAAGAGTTCATATCAGATGTAGGAAGGCAATCCCAGGATATGCTTGTGCAAATGGATGCTATCCAGGGTGCTACAAATGAGTCTGCAACTGTCATCAAAGAGCTTGAAGGCAAGTCTAATCAGATCGGAGAGATCGTCGAGCTTATTACCAGTATTGCAGATCAGACCAACCTGCTTGCACTTAATGCAGCAATTGAGGCTGCAAGGGCAGGAGAGCACGGTCGTGGATTTGCTGTAGTAGCTGATGAGGTCCGAAAGCTTGCTGAGAATTCAGGAAATGCAGCAGCCCAGATATCACACCTGATCACTGAGATCAAGGATGGAACACATGCAGCGGTCACATCTATGGAATCCGGTACAAGGACTGTTACAGAAGGTGTCAGTGCACTTTCAGTTACTGTAGAGGCTGTACAGGGAATAGTGGAACAGAGTAACAGGGTTGCCCTTATGGCAGAGAACATTGCAGCTGCAGCACAGGAACAGTCTGCATCCATTCAGGAGATTACTGCGACCATTGATGAAGTGGCCTCTATCTCACAGGAAACGGCATCAGGTACAGAGCAGACCTCTGCGGCTGTGGAGCAGCAGAACGCATCTATGATGGAGCTTGCAAAGAGTTCACAGGAACTTGCAGAGATGGCTACTGAGATGCAGGAAATAGTTGCAAAATACATAACTGAGTAA
- a CDS encoding DJ-1/PfpI family protein: MSGSDLDSKKVLMVVAQDGFRDEEFFEPLDMFEDAGITITIASKTTDEATGALGGSVKPDVPIDKVIISEYDGIVIAGGPGSRKLLWPDKKLQKLVADAFEQEKVVAAICVSPVILARAGILEGKRATVFKDSESIKELEKGKAIYEDADVIVTENIVTARDPASAEAFGEAVLEALEKW; encoded by the coding sequence ATGTCAGGATCAGATCTAGATAGTAAAAAAGTGTTAATGGTTGTCGCACAAGATGGTTTCAGGGATGAAGAGTTCTTTGAACCCCTTGATATGTTCGAGGATGCAGGAATAACTATCACTATTGCAAGTAAGACAACAGATGAAGCAACTGGAGCACTTGGTGGAAGTGTAAAACCTGATGTTCCTATAGATAAAGTGATTATTTCAGAGTATGATGGAATTGTCATTGCAGGAGGGCCGGGTTCAAGAAAACTATTGTGGCCGGACAAGAAGCTGCAGAAGCTGGTTGCAGATGCCTTTGAACAGGAGAAGGTTGTGGCTGCTATATGCGTATCCCCTGTGATACTTGCAAGAGCCGGGATACTTGAAGGTAAAAGGGCTACTGTTTTCAAAGACTCTGAATCTATCAAAGAGCTTGAAAAAGGCAAAGCAATTTATGAGGATGCAGATGTCATCGTAACGGAGAATATAGTTACTGCACGTGACCCTGCAAGTGCTGAGGCCTTTGGAGAAGCTGTTCTTGAAGCTCTTGAGAAATGGTAA
- a CDS encoding MBL fold metallo-hydrolase, with protein sequence MEITFLGTGVGIPQAGRVQSGVLIDIEGTTLLFDCGCGVLGRIQESRHEHKDINGIVLTHLHLDHVGDVLALFKANWLVGKTQMRLYGPQGTREWFEKTLEVYEYLKDRFTVDITELSPGDEFRPVGADGQDANCSIRCAKTVHTDNSLAYRIESEGKSVVYTGDTEPCEEVMELAEGADILIHECSFPLGFPMTNHTTPDMFTLMLDEAPLNVKELYLTHLYPHMQGHEREAVDHIRKYFAGNVTIAKDLMNIKP encoded by the coding sequence ATGGAAATTACGTTTCTTGGCACAGGAGTTGGCATACCTCAGGCTGGCAGGGTACAGTCTGGTGTGCTCATAGATATAGAGGGCACGACCTTGCTTTTTGACTGCGGGTGCGGTGTTCTTGGTAGAATACAGGAGAGCAGGCACGAACATAAGGATATTAATGGCATCGTGCTCACGCATTTGCATCTGGACCATGTGGGGGATGTACTTGCCCTGTTCAAGGCCAACTGGCTTGTAGGCAAGACACAGATGCGGCTATACGGGCCTCAGGGCACCCGTGAATGGTTTGAGAAGACACTGGAAGTCTATGAGTATCTAAAAGACAGGTTCACCGTGGATATCACGGAACTCTCGCCAGGGGATGAATTCAGGCCGGTGGGTGCGGACGGACAGGATGCGAATTGCAGCATCAGGTGTGCTAAGACCGTTCATACGGACAACTCACTGGCATATCGCATTGAGAGCGAAGGCAAAAGCGTTGTTTACACAGGAGACACCGAGCCATGTGAGGAAGTAATGGAGCTGGCAGAGGGTGCAGATATACTCATACACGAATGCTCATTCCCGCTGGGCTTCCCCATGACCAATCATACCACTCCTGACATGTTCACCCTCATGCTGGATGAGGCTCCTCTCAACGTAAAGGAACTCTACCTGACACACCTCTATCCACACATGCAGGGACATGAGAGAGAGGCTGTGGACCACATAAGGAAATACTTTGCTGGCAACGTCACCATTGCTAAAGACCTCATGAACATCAAGCCCTAG